A single region of the Bombus fervidus isolate BK054 chromosome 18, iyBomFerv1, whole genome shotgun sequence genome encodes:
- the LOC139996582 gene encoding integrin alpha-8 isoform X2 yields the protein MLYLTLSTKINIWFYSFTFIILHYQRGSYFGFSVALYTDGLDSVLLVGAPRANTSVIQNVIEPGTIFQCPINETCKEWIIDRSGNDKEKQYSTINQIKDNAWIGATIAVENKTNPTIVVCGPRLKYNITNKRQSNWFMYGICYLSLINGIKSFKKESKSKILSFVRLREAIDTKRYVYNFGMSQVGFSMHMTSNDLKWDLILGNPGVFNWKGTPLLVTISVDGEMQNIIPSIKDEGSFHANNYFGYAVTSGYFREGKLWFVSGAPRASLMFGAVAIFTFSHNDNAKLEIKKILNGEQHGEYFGAALSSCNLNGDNRDELIVGAPHWSKNMDEGRIYVFTVLHNEIFEKQSFEGKISGSRFGSTITCLGDIDYDGYGDIAVGAPYEEESGAIYIFNGNSNGLPKHYSQRIVGKQFGRNIRGFGISISEPRDINGDKYPDIAVGAYLSEQAILIKSKPVITITTKLSYNDKQKLLKNSTSFLIDVCTYYDGTNTPKYLRVVKSLKIDQIYRRAYYGTERNSDNIYKLSDTLYKSKNLCSQLKIYLKKNIQNIINPVEISISTSLEKDLNLNDSETKANFLCTTCVAVNKLFSKTEDLIKLPFAVDCGDDNICTSDVKISLSTNLNSGNKYVVGSTFTTRLKIDALNYGEPAYQAKIYVYIPKILSLASMPPSCMESFYTNNTLEAICDLGNPLRKNKTLTLDLDMSKIRFDVDHVDLWTNFNSQSEQKDSSNNTHVLTIYFDVDVDIVIAGKARDNLYSYSTDDEDEKLNNIRFQHIYEIQKFGDSPIDEVILTINIPIYWKHFTGDIQIININETISYLDGQPFYCTHLNSTLSTALTNISEIYFANTELYTQKGFMLDTNFSINFPPENRSIYINCTNANVKCTYIKCKLGPFLSSSSVAKLSLILDFYLSDFKTKIMEEKDIIFFLSSGHVNILESNHVMKKIRHKSDDTIIATMFLGSPVTQHIAMWIIVLSIVLGILLLILLILALLKIGFFNRNRKKELEALKSETDERHGITLETCSSTEIFQKE from the exons atgttatatttaaCTTTATCAACTAAGATTAATATATGGTTTTAtagttttacatttataattttaca TTACCAACGGGGAAGTTATTTTGGATTTTCCGTTGCCCTTTACACAGATGGCCTAGATTCTGTACTACTTGTAGGTGCTCCCAGAGCAAATACAAGCGTAATACAAAATGTAATTGAGCCAGGTACTATATTTCAATGTCCAATTAATGAAACATGTAAGGAATGGATTATTGATAGAAGTGGAAATGATAAAGAGAAGCAATATTCAacaattaatcaaattaagGATAATGCATGGATTGGTGCAACAATTGCTGTAGAAAATAAGACTAATCCTACAATTGTG GTCTGCGGCCCACGATTgaagtataatattacaaataaacgCCAATCTAATTGGTTTATGTATGGCATTTGTTATTTGTCATTAATTAACGGTATTAAGTCTTTTAAGAAAGAatctaaaagtaaaattttatcatttgtgAGACTTAGAGAAGCTATCGATACAAAAAGatatgtttataattttgGCATGAGTCAAGTTGGTTTTTCTATGCATATGACATCCAATGACCTAAAGTGGGACTTAATATTAGGTAATCCTGGTGTATTTAACTGGAAAGGTACACCTTTGTTAGTTACAATATCAGTTGATGGtgaaatgcaaaatataattccaTCGATTAAAGATGAGGGAAGTTTTCatgcaaataattattttg GGTATGCAGTAACATCTGGTTATTTTAGAGAAGGAAAATTGTGGTTTGTTTCTGGTGCTCCAAGGGCTTCACTTATGTTTGGTGCTGTTGCTATATTTACCTTCTCTCATAACGATAAcgcaaaattagaaataaaaaagattttgaaTGGTGAGCAACATGGTGAATATTTTGGTGCTGCTTTATCATCATGTAATCTTAATGGTGATAATAGAGATGAATTAATTGTTGGAGCACCACATTGGTCAAAAAATATGGATGAAGGTCGCATATATGTCTTTACTGTTCTACATaat gaaatttttgaaaaacaaTCATTTGAAGGAAAAATATCTGGAAGTAGATTTGGATCTACTATAACTTGTCTTGGTGATATTGATTATGATGGCTATGGTGATATTGCTGTTGGTGCACCATACGAAGAAGAAAGTGGTGCAATATACATCTTCAATGGCAATAGCAATGGATTACCTAAACATTATAGCCAAAGGATAGTTGGCAAACAATTTGGAAGGAATATCCGTGGATTTGGAATTTCAATTTCCGAACCACGTGATATAAATGGTGATAAATATCCTGATATTGCAGTTGGAGCTTATTTGTCTGAACaagcaattttaataaaatcaaaacCTGTTATAACAATAACTACAAAATTGTCTTACAATgacaaacaaaaattattgaaaaactctacatcttttcTAATTGATGTGTGCACATATTATGATGGAACAAATACTCCTAAATATCTTC GAGTTGTTAAATCTTTGAAAATCGATCAAATATATAGAAGAGCTTATTATGGTACAGAAAGAAATAGTgataacatttataaattgtccgatactttatataaatctaaaaaCCTATGCAGTCAACTTAAGATATATTTAAAG aaaaatatccaaaatataataaatccaGTTGAAATATCTATCTCAACTAGTTTAGAAAAAGacttaaatttaaatgataGTGAGACGAAAGCAAACTTCCTTTGTACAACCTGTGTAGctgtaaataaattgttttctaaaactgaagatttaataaaattaccatTTGCTGTTGATTGTGGTGACGACAATATTTGTACATCAGATGTAAAGATATCACtttcaacaaatttaaattctgGTAACAAATATGTTGTTGGATCAACATTCACTACCAGGCTTAAAATAGATGCTCTTAATTATGGCGAACCTGCTTATCAAgctaaaatatatgtatatataccaaaaatattatcattagCTAGTATGCCACCTTCGTGCATGGAAAGTTTTTATACGAATAATACTTTAGAAGCAATATGTGATCTTGGAAATCCACTTAGAAAAAAT AAAACATTAACATTAGATTTGGATATGAGTAAAATTCGGTTTGATGTTGATCACGTGGATCTATGGACCAATTTTAACTCACAAAGTGAACAGAAAGATTCATCCAATAATACACATGTTTTAACTATATATTTTGATGTTGATGTTGACATAGTGATTGCAGG aaaagcgcgagataatttatattcatattctACTGACGATgaggatgaaaaattaaacaatattcGATTTCaacatatttatgaaattcaaaaatttgGAGATAGTCCAATTGATGAAgttatattaacaattaatatcCCAATATACTGGAAACATTTTACTGGAGATATACAGATTATCAATATAAACGAAACAATTAGTTATCTGGATGGTCAACCATTTTACTGCACACACTTAAATTCTACACTTTCAACTGCTTTAACTAATATATCTGAAATTTACTTTGCAAATACTGAATTGTATACACAAAAAGGATTTATGCTGGATaccaatttttctataaattttccacCAGAAAACAGGTCAATCTATATCAATTGTACAAATGCTAATGtcaaatgtacatatattaaatgtaaGCTTGGTCCCTTTCTAAGTTCTTCATCTGTTGCAAAACTTTCACTCATATTGGACTTTTACTTATCTGATTTTAAAA cgAAAATAATGGAAGAGAAagacataatatttttcttgtccAGCGGACAcgttaatattttagaatcaAATCATGTTATGAAAAAAATTAGACATAAATCTGATGATACTATTATTGCTACAATGTTCTTAGGTTCACCAGTAACTCAACACATTGCAATGTGGATTATAGTTTTGTCAATAGTCTTaggaattttattgttaatactGTTAATTTTAGCACTACTTAAAATTGGATTCTTTAATCGAAATAGGAAAAAAGAACTTGAAGcattaaaatcagaaacagaT GAGAGACATGGGATTACATTGGAAACATGTTCATCAACAGAAATTTTTCagaaagaataa
- the LOC139996582 gene encoding integrin alpha-8 isoform X1, with the protein MLYLTLSTKINIWFYSFTFIILQYSILAYNLDIDNARIFNIPKNFSYQRGSYFGFSVALYTDGLDSVLLVGAPRANTSVIQNVIEPGTIFQCPINETCKEWIIDRSGNDKEKQYSTINQIKDNAWIGATIAVENKTNPTIVVCGPRLKYNITNKRQSNWFMYGICYLSLINGIKSFKKESKSKILSFVRLREAIDTKRYVYNFGMSQVGFSMHMTSNDLKWDLILGNPGVFNWKGTPLLVTISVDGEMQNIIPSIKDEGSFHANNYFGYAVTSGYFREGKLWFVSGAPRASLMFGAVAIFTFSHNDNAKLEIKKILNGEQHGEYFGAALSSCNLNGDNRDELIVGAPHWSKNMDEGRIYVFTVLHNEIFEKQSFEGKISGSRFGSTITCLGDIDYDGYGDIAVGAPYEEESGAIYIFNGNSNGLPKHYSQRIVGKQFGRNIRGFGISISEPRDINGDKYPDIAVGAYLSEQAILIKSKPVITITTKLSYNDKQKLLKNSTSFLIDVCTYYDGTNTPKYLRVVKSLKIDQIYRRAYYGTERNSDNIYKLSDTLYKSKNLCSQLKIYLKKNIQNIINPVEISISTSLEKDLNLNDSETKANFLCTTCVAVNKLFSKTEDLIKLPFAVDCGDDNICTSDVKISLSTNLNSGNKYVVGSTFTTRLKIDALNYGEPAYQAKIYVYIPKILSLASMPPSCMESFYTNNTLEAICDLGNPLRKNKTLTLDLDMSKIRFDVDHVDLWTNFNSQSEQKDSSNNTHVLTIYFDVDVDIVIAGKARDNLYSYSTDDEDEKLNNIRFQHIYEIQKFGDSPIDEVILTINIPIYWKHFTGDIQIININETISYLDGQPFYCTHLNSTLSTALTNISEIYFANTELYTQKGFMLDTNFSINFPPENRSIYINCTNANVKCTYIKCKLGPFLSSSSVAKLSLILDFYLSDFKTKIMEEKDIIFFLSSGHVNILESNHVMKKIRHKSDDTIIATMFLGSPVTQHIAMWIIVLSIVLGILLLILLILALLKIGFFNRNRKKELEALKSETDERHGITLETCSSTEIFQKE; encoded by the exons atgttatatttaaCTTTATCAACTAAGATTAATATATGGTTTTAtagttttacatttataattttacagtaTAGTATACTAGCATATAATTTAGACATTGATAATgccagaatatttaatattcccaAAAATTTTAGTTACCAACGGGGAAGTTATTTTGGATTTTCCGTTGCCCTTTACACAGATGGCCTAGATTCTGTACTACTTGTAGGTGCTCCCAGAGCAAATACAAGCGTAATACAAAATGTAATTGAGCCAGGTACTATATTTCAATGTCCAATTAATGAAACATGTAAGGAATGGATTATTGATAGAAGTGGAAATGATAAAGAGAAGCAATATTCAacaattaatcaaattaagGATAATGCATGGATTGGTGCAACAATTGCTGTAGAAAATAAGACTAATCCTACAATTGTG GTCTGCGGCCCACGATTgaagtataatattacaaataaacgCCAATCTAATTGGTTTATGTATGGCATTTGTTATTTGTCATTAATTAACGGTATTAAGTCTTTTAAGAAAGAatctaaaagtaaaattttatcatttgtgAGACTTAGAGAAGCTATCGATACAAAAAGatatgtttataattttgGCATGAGTCAAGTTGGTTTTTCTATGCATATGACATCCAATGACCTAAAGTGGGACTTAATATTAGGTAATCCTGGTGTATTTAACTGGAAAGGTACACCTTTGTTAGTTACAATATCAGTTGATGGtgaaatgcaaaatataattccaTCGATTAAAGATGAGGGAAGTTTTCatgcaaataattattttg GGTATGCAGTAACATCTGGTTATTTTAGAGAAGGAAAATTGTGGTTTGTTTCTGGTGCTCCAAGGGCTTCACTTATGTTTGGTGCTGTTGCTATATTTACCTTCTCTCATAACGATAAcgcaaaattagaaataaaaaagattttgaaTGGTGAGCAACATGGTGAATATTTTGGTGCTGCTTTATCATCATGTAATCTTAATGGTGATAATAGAGATGAATTAATTGTTGGAGCACCACATTGGTCAAAAAATATGGATGAAGGTCGCATATATGTCTTTACTGTTCTACATaat gaaatttttgaaaaacaaTCATTTGAAGGAAAAATATCTGGAAGTAGATTTGGATCTACTATAACTTGTCTTGGTGATATTGATTATGATGGCTATGGTGATATTGCTGTTGGTGCACCATACGAAGAAGAAAGTGGTGCAATATACATCTTCAATGGCAATAGCAATGGATTACCTAAACATTATAGCCAAAGGATAGTTGGCAAACAATTTGGAAGGAATATCCGTGGATTTGGAATTTCAATTTCCGAACCACGTGATATAAATGGTGATAAATATCCTGATATTGCAGTTGGAGCTTATTTGTCTGAACaagcaattttaataaaatcaaaacCTGTTATAACAATAACTACAAAATTGTCTTACAATgacaaacaaaaattattgaaaaactctacatcttttcTAATTGATGTGTGCACATATTATGATGGAACAAATACTCCTAAATATCTTC GAGTTGTTAAATCTTTGAAAATCGATCAAATATATAGAAGAGCTTATTATGGTACAGAAAGAAATAGTgataacatttataaattgtccgatactttatataaatctaaaaaCCTATGCAGTCAACTTAAGATATATTTAAAG aaaaatatccaaaatataataaatccaGTTGAAATATCTATCTCAACTAGTTTAGAAAAAGacttaaatttaaatgataGTGAGACGAAAGCAAACTTCCTTTGTACAACCTGTGTAGctgtaaataaattgttttctaaaactgaagatttaataaaattaccatTTGCTGTTGATTGTGGTGACGACAATATTTGTACATCAGATGTAAAGATATCACtttcaacaaatttaaattctgGTAACAAATATGTTGTTGGATCAACATTCACTACCAGGCTTAAAATAGATGCTCTTAATTATGGCGAACCTGCTTATCAAgctaaaatatatgtatatataccaaaaatattatcattagCTAGTATGCCACCTTCGTGCATGGAAAGTTTTTATACGAATAATACTTTAGAAGCAATATGTGATCTTGGAAATCCACTTAGAAAAAAT AAAACATTAACATTAGATTTGGATATGAGTAAAATTCGGTTTGATGTTGATCACGTGGATCTATGGACCAATTTTAACTCACAAAGTGAACAGAAAGATTCATCCAATAATACACATGTTTTAACTATATATTTTGATGTTGATGTTGACATAGTGATTGCAGG aaaagcgcgagataatttatattcatattctACTGACGATgaggatgaaaaattaaacaatattcGATTTCaacatatttatgaaattcaaaaatttgGAGATAGTCCAATTGATGAAgttatattaacaattaatatcCCAATATACTGGAAACATTTTACTGGAGATATACAGATTATCAATATAAACGAAACAATTAGTTATCTGGATGGTCAACCATTTTACTGCACACACTTAAATTCTACACTTTCAACTGCTTTAACTAATATATCTGAAATTTACTTTGCAAATACTGAATTGTATACACAAAAAGGATTTATGCTGGATaccaatttttctataaattttccacCAGAAAACAGGTCAATCTATATCAATTGTACAAATGCTAATGtcaaatgtacatatattaaatgtaaGCTTGGTCCCTTTCTAAGTTCTTCATCTGTTGCAAAACTTTCACTCATATTGGACTTTTACTTATCTGATTTTAAAA cgAAAATAATGGAAGAGAAagacataatatttttcttgtccAGCGGACAcgttaatattttagaatcaAATCATGTTATGAAAAAAATTAGACATAAATCTGATGATACTATTATTGCTACAATGTTCTTAGGTTCACCAGTAACTCAACACATTGCAATGTGGATTATAGTTTTGTCAATAGTCTTaggaattttattgttaatactGTTAATTTTAGCACTACTTAAAATTGGATTCTTTAATCGAAATAGGAAAAAAGAACTTGAAGcattaaaatcagaaacagaT GAGAGACATGGGATTACATTGGAAACATGTTCATCAACAGAAATTTTTCagaaagaataa